The Proteus terrae subsp. cibarius genome contains the following window.
TAGACCAATATCCAAGCCGTCACCAAAGCCAACAACACATTTGCCGCCACTACCGCCATACACGCCAAAATTGCCAGCGTGATTAAGAAGATAGACAAGTTATCTATCGGGCTTGTGATGCTATAGGACTCACCAGCTTTCACAATAATGTCAAACGCAATACTAATAGGCTCTGACGGAGTTAGGTCTCTCGAAAGGCCACCGGCTTGAGCACCGATCGTTCTCAATGAGTCGATGATTGACGTGGCAAAATCTGGGCCGTTTCTGAGCAACCAGAGAAAGAAACCAAACGTCAAAATGAAGCGCACGAACTCGGCAAAGAACTCCCTTATATCCGCTTGTTTAAGAATTAAGGTCCCGCCAGTCCAAACAAGGGATATAGTGCCCAGCGTCCAGAACAGCCAGGCGGCATAGTTTGTAATTACCGTGCCCCAAGTAGCACTTGCTGTCATGAAACGCACGGCCACTTCATCCAAAACACCATTAGGCTCAATGGCCGCTGATGCTGTTTGCGAAGTCAGTAAAACGATCAGAGTCATCACAAGTCGAATGAATACCTTGCTCATGATTAGAACCCCTTGTTCTTGGAGCGGTCAGTGGGTTCGCCCATATCCCAAAAGCAATGTCCTTCTTCCCTCTGCTCTTTCGTTAGGTTTGGGTTGTCACAGTCGATCGTTGCAGGCTTGGGCCCGTCATCTTCACCGCATCCCACCAGAACGAAGGAGACCAACGCACTAACGATAAAAACTCGTGTGATATTTTTCATAATTAAAACCCCCTGTTTTCTGAACGGTCGGTTGGTTCACCCATATCGAACAACCTTTCACGGGACGCTTGATATTGCGCTTCTCGGTCAGCATCCGCCTGCATTCGTGTGCCAACGGCATTCTGCTGAGCGATCAGCAAGCTGCGGATTTGCAGTAGCTGGTTGGCCTGGTTGCTAGCGAGCTGGTTAGCATAACCAATCGCAGCCAGTTGGCCGTCCGCACTCTGAGCACCAGATTGCAGGCGATTGAGCTGGCGGGCATCGGCTTCCAAGTTATCTTGCTGCTGTTCCAGACTCCTAAACAGTGCGTCGTTGGCCTTTTTCTGCGATTCTGACGCAAGGCGTCGGTTCTCGGTCATTGCGGCTCGTTCAGCATCACTGCACCCCACTGACGAGAAGCAGGGCGAACTGCGGTAATAGGCCACATCCTGGAACTTGCCCAGGTACGCATCGAGACTACCAAGCTGGGTTTGGTAATAGGCGAGTGTGTTGGTAGCCTGATTCAAATCGTTGATGGTGCGTTGCGCTTGGTCCCAAACATAAGAAGCCGGGGCCATCGAGTTTTGCAGCATGTTTTCATACTGCTGCAACTGGGTTTGATACTGCTGAATTTGCTTAGCAGTCTGTGTAACAGCTTCCATTGCCGACATGATGTTCTGAACTAGATTCGTACCATCAGCAACCGGAATCCCCGCATATACAGGATTAGAAAGGTTTAACGCCAAGGAGATGGCAAGCACGGGAATTTTAGCCGCTAAAATTTTTCGTTTTAGCATGGTTAATTACTCTTAGTTGTTATGACTAAAAGTTGCATTCACCAACCTGTAGAAACTTGATCTCTACTCCTGCCGTTACCAGCGGTGAATGTGGGCCTTTTCAGAGATAGCTCGCCACTTACTATCCCGGCGCCCGACCTGCGCGACACCGTAAAACGCGCGGCCAAATAGGGTTAAACATCGGTGTTATTACCAACCGAAGCGGTTAGGGCTTCCGTCGATTCTTTTGCCATCACATCAACGTGATCGGCTCTTATGTTGTCGTTTTGCCTTTTTAGCTGCCTGCTCAGCTTGGAGCTTAGCTTTACGCTGCTCTAGTGCTGGCATGACCGCCGCTTTTTCAGGTAAAGGGCCTGACTGTATCGCTAAGACCTCTAACTGAGATAGGTTTTGCAACCAGCCACGGCGTGAAGGTGGCACTTTGCCAATCGGTAACACGCCAGGCTTATCAGACCGCTTGGCCCTTTTATTCTGCGCTATTAATGCCTGACGACGGCGTTCTAGTCCTTGATCGGCAAATTTGATAGACAGATTGCCATCTACTGCCGCCTTGATTACTCGCGCCTTGAACTCAGGCGAACCATTCACGGTAATACGATTACCGTAACGCTCCATTGCTACCTTTAGCGCAGCTAAGACACTGGTTTGGTTGGAAGCCGTCGACACTTGTAGACGCTCACCATCATCACGCACGGCGCTGTTACCTGCTCGATAAATAATGGTGCCTTTTTTCGTAATCGTATCGACCATTGCTTTGGGCTCGGCCTGAACTGCATCCCCGTTTAGTGTGTTGCCTTTAAGCTTTTGTGCAGCCTCTCGGCTACGTAGCGCTTTGAGGGCTTCGCTATCTCCCTGCAATGCCTGGCTCTTTAACCAATCCGCCCAGGTTTGGCGTTTATTGCTTTGATATATCGTTTGCCGTTGCTCTTGGTAACGCTTGTGAATGCGCTCAAGCTCGCTTTTCAATGCATTGCTGGCCTGTTTGTACAAAAGCTTCTTAGTAAGCTTATTGCTACCGGTTAACTTAATCGCTGCGCGACGGCCACGCCCTTTCCTCTTGGCGTTATCAACCTGTCGATCTTTATCACGACGAGCCTGTTCAAGGGCTTGCGTTTTACGCTCTGCGGCATGTTTCTGCTCTGCTTGATAACGGGCATATAGCTCGGTGGTATTCACCTTTAAGCGAACAGGTCGGTGTGTATATTGGCGGCTCGGCTTAATAGAATCCGATGCAGTCGCTTCAAAGGGACCAAGGCGCGCTTCGAGTTTGGGTTTAGAAAACTCACGTCCCAAGGTGCTCGCTTTGATAATCGCTTCACCATCGGCAACGATCACTAGACCATTTCCTCTGGTTCTTAACTGCAAACCATTGTCCTGCATGACCTGGTGCAGCACCTGCCAGCTATTGGCTGATTTAATCTCGTCCATGCATTCGCGCTTCACCCAACCCACTAAGCTTTCAATACCCGAATGCCGCTCCATATCCATCGCACGTGATTCGGCCCCGCGCTTGCGCGGTATATGATTATCCGGCTGCAAACCAAAATCCTGCTCGATGGCCTCGCACATTTCCGCTAGCTTCTTATGCGGGTAGTACGGCTCATGGATTGTGTTGCGCGTGGGATGGATTTTATTGATCGCGATATGGATATGTTGGTTGTCCGTATCGTTGTGCACAGCACTGACACGCTGATGTTCTCCATAACCCAAGCCTTGGCAAATGCGCTCTTCTATCGCGGCCAAAGTATGCGCTTCTAACTGTTCACCATTAGGGAAGCTCACTATGAGGTGGTAGGTTTTATCACTCTTCGCTCGGGTGTTCGCGAATTGAGTTGCTAACACTTCGCTGATCGCATCGCGCACGGTTTTCGCTTCACAGTTATTTAAACGAACGTTACCAAGTCGATGCTCTTTGCTCTGGTGATCGGTGATGTAATTCACCAAGCCCGCAAAGTCAGATTTCCCCTGAGAACGCATCGGTACATGCTTGACTATCATTGATCGGCCCTCGGCCGAAGAATGGATTCCATAAGCGAGCTCATTTGATCTTGCGTCGCTTTAATACGATTAAGCACCGCTAAGATTGTATTGACTCCCACATTCGCTACCTTGGCATCATTACTAAGCCATAACTTAAGCAAACCACCCAAACGCCCTAAGTCACCATTCACTCTTACCAGTTCGCGTACCTGTTCTACATCGGTAATACCTTGAATGCGATAACCTTGGCCGACTTCACGTAGATAAGTAGAAGTACTAAGACCTGCTTGCACAGACAGCGACTCGATCAACTCACGCTCCTCTGGCAGACAGTAAACCTTAATCGGTGGGCTATTCTTTCGAGTGATCTTGTTCGTGCTGTTCCCCATGCTTTGCCTCCTCTCTCTGGCCCCGCAGGG
Protein-coding sequences here:
- the traI gene encoding TraI/MobA(P) family conjugative relaxase: MIVKHVPMRSQGKSDFAGLVNYITDHQSKEHRLGNVRLNNCEAKTVRDAISEVLATQFANTRAKSDKTYHLIVSFPNGEQLEAHTLAAIEERICQGLGYGEHQRVSAVHNDTDNQHIHIAINKIHPTRNTIHEPYYPHKKLAEMCEAIEQDFGLQPDNHIPRKRGAESRAMDMERHSGIESLVGWVKRECMDEIKSANSWQVLHQVMQDNGLQLRTRGNGLVIVADGEAIIKASTLGREFSKPKLEARLGPFEATASDSIKPSRQYTHRPVRLKVNTTELYARYQAEQKHAAERKTQALEQARRDKDRQVDNAKRKGRGRRAAIKLTGSNKLTKKLLYKQASNALKSELERIHKRYQEQRQTIYQSNKRQTWADWLKSQALQGDSEALKALRSREAAQKLKGNTLNGDAVQAEPKAMVDTITKKGTIIYRAGNSAVRDDGERLQVSTASNQTSVLAALKVAMERYGNRITVNGSPEFKARVIKAAVDGNLSIKFADQGLERRRQALIAQNKRAKRSDKPGVLPIGKVPPSRRGWLQNLSQLEVLAIQSGPLPEKAAVMPALEQRKAKLQAEQAAKKAKRQHKSRSR
- the trbJ gene encoding P-type conjugative transfer protein TrbJ, producing MLKRKILAAKIPVLAISLALNLSNPVYAGIPVADGTNLVQNIMSAMEAVTQTAKQIQQYQTQLQQYENMLQNSMAPASYVWDQAQRTINDLNQATNTLAYYQTQLGSLDAYLGKFQDVAYYRSSPCFSSVGCSDAERAAMTENRRLASESQKKANDALFRSLEQQQDNLEADARQLNRLQSGAQSADGQLAAIGYANQLASNQANQLLQIRSLLIAQQNAVGTRMQADADREAQYQASRERLFDMGEPTDRSENRGF
- the traJ gene encoding conjugal transfer transcriptional regulator TraJ, whose translation is MGNSTNKITRKNSPPIKVYCLPEERELIESLSVQAGLSTSTYLREVGQGYRIQGITDVEQVRELVRVNGDLGRLGGLLKLWLSNDAKVANVGVNTILAVLNRIKATQDQMSSLMESILRPRADQ